One stretch of Zootoca vivipara chromosome 8, rZooViv1.1, whole genome shotgun sequence DNA includes these proteins:
- the CHCHD7 gene encoding coiled-coil-helix-coiled-coil-helix domain-containing protein 7 isoform X1, with translation MTLHRGAVFKVPPQTNIFMSRKVQRLRDHDINPCLVEADASSKCMDKNNYNKDACTLYFLRYKSCKKFWNGIVMQRRKDGIKPDMPTAEEREKILASVGKIPY, from the exons ATGACTCTACATAGAG GTGCTGTCTTTAAAGTACCACCACAAACCAATATCTTTATGTCTAGAAAAGTGCAACGTCTTCGAGATCATGACATAAATCCCTGCCTTGTG GAAGCAGATGCCTCTAGCAAATGTATGGATAAGAACAACTACAATAAAGATGCATGCACCCTGTACTTTTTAAGATACAAGAGCTGCAAAAAGTTTTGG AATGGCATCGTGATGCAGAGAAGAAAAGATGGAATCAAACCAGATATGCCTacagcagaagagagagagaagatcctGGCATCAGTAGGAAAAATACCATACTGA
- the CHCHD7 gene encoding coiled-coil-helix-coiled-coil-helix domain-containing protein 7 isoform X2: protein MSRKVQRLRDHDINPCLVEADASSKCMDKNNYNKDACTLYFLRYKSCKKFWNGIVMQRRKDGIKPDMPTAEEREKILASVGKIPY from the exons ATGTCTAGAAAAGTGCAACGTCTTCGAGATCATGACATAAATCCCTGCCTTGTG GAAGCAGATGCCTCTAGCAAATGTATGGATAAGAACAACTACAATAAAGATGCATGCACCCTGTACTTTTTAAGATACAAGAGCTGCAAAAAGTTTTGG AATGGCATCGTGATGCAGAGAAGAAAAGATGGAATCAAACCAGATATGCCTacagcagaagagagagagaagatcctGGCATCAGTAGGAAAAATACCATACTGA